CTAGTAAATGTTCTTTGATAACATCGAGATAGGGAATTTGTGGAAATGCCCCTAGTTTTATCTGGTAACCGTATTCTCGTATGTATCCAAGTGGCATTGATTTTTGTCCCTTATCTTGATGATAGAAGCGAATCAAATCGAATGCCGGCAATAAGTAGGTTTCTTGCTGAGAAGAAAAGTGAAGAAGGACAAAGCAGATTCCTTGTTGGGCAAGGACTTGTTCCATATGCTGAATCTGATGTGGATGGAAATTTTTCATCGGAATCGCACGTTTTTGTTTTGTTTCCTTAGCTTCAAAGTCGATGTAATATCCATTATAAACGCCAGAATAGTCTGTCGTTGAAGCTTGTCGAAAATAGGCTTCAACAATCTTGGCACGACTTCGTTGTGGATAGTCCACTCGTACGATTTGAATAGGAGTTGGTTTCTTGTGTATAACTGCCAATCCCTGAGACAAATAGTAGTCGTTGGTAGCATTGATCATCTTTTCAAAAGACATTCCTCGATTTGCGAAATTTTTGGGTTGAGAAAGAGATGTTTGTCTTTTTTGTGATGAAATTTTATGAGGATAGTTGACCATAATTCTCCTTATTGGTACAATAACATCACTCTATTATATCATAAATTTGCACAGGAAGGGTTAAAAATGACTACAGCTTTGGTTTTAGGCTATTCTGCTTTTGATTTGGGTTTGTTTTCTGACAAGGATCCTCGTCTTAAATTGATTAAAAAAGCGATACGTAAAGATTTAGAAGCTATGGCAGCAGATGGGGTGACTTGGCTTGTATTTACAGGGACTTTGGGCTTTGAATATTGGGTTTTAGAGGTTGCTCAGGAAATGAAGACAGAGTACGGTTTCCAGTTGGCCACCATTTTTGCTTTTGAAACCCATGGGGAAAATTGGAATGAAGGCAATCAGATGAAACTGAGTCGTTTTAAGCAAGTAGACTTTGTCAAATATGCCTATCCTCGCTATGAACACAAAGGTCAGTTAAGAGATTACCAGCAGTTTTTACTGGAAAATACGAATAGTTCTTATCTTTTTTATGATGAGGAAAATGAAACGAAACTAGCTTATTTTTACCAAAAGATGAAAAATCAAGAGGACTATTTTATAAAGAGATTAACATTTGATCAGCTAAATGAACTTGCTGAAAATTTTTCCGAAAATTGAAGCTTTGACCTTGATTTTTGTTTGGCTTTTTTTATATAATAATACTAGCAAGCGAGAATGGAGAGAGACATGGCAAGTATTATTTTTTCAGCGAAAGATATTTTTGAACAAGAGTTTGGGCGTGAAGTCCGTGGATATAGCAAGGTAGAAGTTGATGAGTTTTTAGACGATGTCATTAAGGACTATGAAACCTATGCTGCCTTGGTCAAGTCACTTCGTCAGGAAATTGCGGATTTGAAGGAAGAATTAGCTCGTAAACCGAAACCTTCACCAGTTCAAGCAGAACCCCTTGAAGCGGCAACTACAAGTTCTATGACGAATTTTGATATTTTGAAACGCCTGAATCGTCTTGAAAAAGAAGTTTTTGGTAAACAAATTTTAGATAACTCAGATTTCTAAGTAGTTATTTGAGATGTGCAATTTTTGGATAATCGCGTGAGGAGAGTTGCTTCTCATGAGGAAAGTCCATGCTAGCACAGGCTGTGATGCCTGTAGTGTTTGTGCTAGGCGAAACCATAAGCCTAGGGACGAGAAATCGTTACGGCAGTTGAAATGGCTAAGTCCTTGGATAGGCCAGAGTAAGCTTGAAAGTGCCACAGTGACGGAGTCTTTCTGGAAACGGAGAGAGTGGAACGCGGTAAACCCCTCAAGCTAGCAACCCAAATTTTGGTCGGGGCATGGAGTACGCGGAAACGAACGTAGTATTCTGACTGCTATCAGCTAGAGCTGTTAGTGGTAGACAGATGATTATCGAAGGAAGTGGTCCTAGTCACTTCTGGAACAAAACATGGCTTATAGAAAATTGCATATAGGTTGGGGCTGAGAAATTTTCTCAACCTCATTTTTTAAAGTGGACATATAGAAAGGTCTTGCAAGACTGTAACATGAAAAAAGAATTTAATTTAATTGCAACTGTGGCAGCAGGTCTTGAAGCTGTTGTGGGACGAGAAGTGCGAGAGTTGGGCTACGATTGTCAGGTTGAAAATGGACGTGTTCGTTTTCAAGGAGACGTGAGAGCTATTATCGAAACCAACCTCTGGCTTCGAGCAGCAGATCGTATCAAGATCATCGTAGGAACTTTCCCAGCTAAGACTTTTGAAGAGCTGTTTCAGGGAGTTTTTGCTTTAGATTGGGAAAATTATTTACCACTCGGAGCTAGGTTCCCGATTTCCAAGGCCAAATGTGTTAAATCTAAACTTCACAATGAGCCGAGTGTTCAGGCTATTTCTAAGAAAGCTGTTGTCAAGAAATTGCAGAAACACTATGCCCGCCCAGAAGGTGTTCCTCTGATGGAGAATGGCCCAGAGTTTAAGATTGAGGTCTCTATTCTCAAAGATGTGGCAACTATCATGATTGATACGACCGGGTCTAGCCTCTTTAAACGTGGTTATCGTACCGAAAAAGGGGGAGCCCCTATCAAGGAAAACATGGCGGCAGCCATTTTACAACTTTCTAACTGGTATCCAGACAAGCCTTTGATTGATCCGACCTGTGGTTCGGGGACTTTCTGTATTGAGGCAGTTATGATTGCTCGAAAGATGGCTCCAGGACTTCGTCGCTCTTTTGCTTTTGAAGAATGGAACTGGGTCAGCGATCGCTTGATTCAAGAAGTGCGCACAGAGGCGGCCAAAAAAGTGGATCGTGAGCTGGAACTGGATATCATGGGCTGTGATATCGATGCACGTATGGTAGAAATTGCTAAGGCCAATGCTCAGGCAGCTGGTGTTGCAGGAGACATTACTTTTAAGCAGATGCGCGTGCAGGATTTACGTTCTGATAAAATCAATGGCGTGATTATCTCCAATCCGCCTTATGGAGAACGTTTATCAGATGATGCAGGAGTTACCAAGCTCTATGCTGAGATGGGGCAAGTATTTGCACCACTGAAAACTTGGAGTAAGTTTATCCTAACTAGTGATGAAGCATTTGAAAGCAAGTATGGTAGTCAGGCGGATAAGAAACGTAAGTTATACAACGGAACCCTGAAAGTGGATCTGTATCAATATTTTGGTCAGCGTGTTAAACGCCAAGAGGTAAAATAGAAAGGTTATACTCATGACTAAGAAAAGACGGAATCGTCATAAAAAAGAAGGCCAAGAACCGCGATTTGATTTTGATGAAGCAAAAGAGCTAACAGTTGGTCAAGCCATTCGTAAAAATGAAGAAGTGGAAGCAGGGGTCTTACCTGAAGATTCCATTTTGGACAAGTATGTGAAACAACATAAAGATGAAATTGAGGCGGATAAGTTTGCGACTCGTCAATACAAAAAAGAGGAGTTAGTCGAAAAAGAAGAAGCTGTTACCTCGACTCTTGATGATTTGCTTCAAGAGATTCGTGAGGCAACAGAAGATGAGTCCTCAGTACCAGAAGATGACTTGAGTCAGTTCGATGATTTAGAATTCACACGCGATTCAGAAGTTTCCCCTGTCGAAGAATTTGAGACTGAAGAAGTACCATTGGTTGGAGCGGAAGAGGATCTCACACTTTCTCGAGTTCCAGATAGTGAAGATGAAAAAAATAAGAAGAAATGGGTGATTTATGGGATTCTAGTAACCTTAGCGGTTCTTATCCTTGGAACTGCTTATTATGTTTACCGTCAAGTGAATCGCTCGACACAGGAAATCCAAAATGCTCAATCATCGTCTAGTGAGCAGAATATTCAGCCGATTTTAGAAGATTTCAATAGCCAATACGATGCCTTCTATACAGATAGCAATAAAACGGCTTTGAAAAATAGCCAGTTTGATAAGCTGAGTCAACTGAAGACCTTGCTTGATAAGCTGGAAGGTAGTCGTGAACATACGCTTGCCAAATCTAAGTATGATAGTCTAGCAACGCAAATCAAGGCCATTCAAGATGTCAATGCACAATTTGAAAAACCAGCTATTGTTGATGGTGTTTTGGATACCAATGCCAAAGCCAAATCGGATGCTAAATTTACAGATATCAAAACTGGCAATACTGAGATTGATAAAGTGCTAGATAAGGCTATCAGCCTTGGTAAGAGCCAGCAAACAAGCGCTTCGAGCTCAAGCTCAAGTCAAACTAGCAGTTCAAACTCTAGTCAAGCAAGTTCAAATACGACTAGTGAGACAAAACCAAGTAGTTCAAATGAGACTAGAAGTAGTCGCAGTGAAGTCAATATGGGTCTATCAAGTGCAGGGGTTGCTGTTCAAAGAAGTGCGAGTCGTGTTCCCTATAATCAGTCTGCTATTGATGATAGTAACAACTCTGCCTGGGATTTCGCTGATGGTGTCTTAGAACAAATTCTAGCGACTTCACGTTCACGTGGTTATATCACTGGTAACCAATACATCCTCGAACGTGTTAATATCGTTAATGGTAATGGTTATTACAACCTCTATAAGCCAGATGGAACCTATCTCTTTACCCTTAACTGTAAGACAGGATACTTTGTTGGAAATGGTTCTGGACATGCGGATGCCTTGGACTACTAAGCAGTCGTTACAAAATTCTTTCTTTTCAAAAGTAAAAATGATAAAATAAAACAAATTAAATAAGAGGAGTGTCAAATGACAAAAGCTAACTTTGGTGTCGTAGGTATGGCCGTAATGGGTCGTAACCTTGCCCTTAATATTGAATCTCGTGGTTACACAGTTGCTATCTACAACCGTAGTAAAGAAAAAACTGAAGATGTAATTGCTTGCCATCCTGAAAAGAACTTTGTACCAAGCTATGACGTTGAAAGTTTTGTAAACTCAATCGAAAAACCTCGTCGTATCATGCTTATGGTTCAAGCTGGACCTGGTACAGATGCTACTATCCAAGCCCTTCTTCCACACCTTGACAAAGGTGATATCTTGATTGACGGAGGAAACACTTTCTACAAAGATACAATCCGTCGTAACGAAGAATTGGCAAACTCAGGCATCAACTTTATCGGTACTGGGGTTTCTGGTGGTGAAAAAGGTGCCCTTGAAGGTCCTTCTATCATGCCCGGTGGACAAAAAGAGGCCTACGAATTGGTTGCTGACGTTCTTGAAGAAATCTCAGCTAAAGCGCCAGAAGATGGCAAACCATGTGTGACTTACATCGGTCCTGATGGAGCTGGTCACTATGTGAAAATGGTTCACAATGGTATTGAGTATGGTGATATGCAATTGATCGCAGAAAGCTATGACTTGATGCAACACTTGTTAGGTCTTTCAGCAGAAGATATGGCTGAAATCTTTACTGAGTGGAACAAGGGTGAATTGGACAGCTACTTGATCGAAATCACAGCTGATATCTTGAGCCGTAAAGATGATGAAGGCCAAGATGGACCAATCGTAGACTACATCCTTGATGCTGCAGGTAACAAGGGAACTGGTAAATGGACTAGTCAATCATCACTTGACCTTGGTGTGCCATTGTCACTCATCACTGAGTCAGTATTTGCTCGCTACATTTCAACTTACAAAGAAGAACGTGTACATGCTAGCAAGGTTCTTCCAAAACCAGCTGCTTTCAAATTTGAAGGAGACAAGGCTGAGTTGATTGAAAAAATCCGTCAAGCCCTTTACTTCTCAAAAATTATTTCATACGCACAAGGTTTTGCTCAATTGCGTGTAGCTTCTAAAGAAAATAACTGGAACTTGCCATTTGCAGATATCGCATCTATCTGGCGTGATGGCTGTATCATCCGTTCTCGTTTCTTGCAAAAAATTACAGACGCTTACAACCGTGATGCAGACCTTGCTAACCTTCTTTTGGATGAATACTTCTTGGATGTTACTGCTAAGTACCAACAAGCAGTGCGTGATATCGTAGCTCTTGCTGTTCAAGCTGGTGTGCCAGTGCCAACTTTCTCAGCAGCTATTACTTACTTTGATAGCTACCGTTCAGCTGACCTTCCGGCTAACTTGATCCAAGCGCAACGTGACTACTTTGGTGCCCACACTTACCAACGTAAAGACAAAGAAGGAACATTCCACTACTCTTGGTATGACGAAAAATAAGTAGGTCTGCCATGGGGAAACGGATTTTATTACTTGAGAAAGAACGAAATCTAGCTCATTTTTTAAGTTTGGAACTCCAAAAAGAGCAATACCGAGTTGATCAGGTTGAGGAGGGGCAAAAAGCCCTCTCCACGGCTCTTCAGACAGACTATGACTTGATTTTATTGAATGCTCGTCTGGGGGATATGACAGCCCAGGATTTTGCAGAGAAGCTGAGTAGGACTAAGCCTGCCTCAGTCATTATGGTCTTGGACCATCGCGAAGAATTGCAAGATCAGATTGAAACAATCCAACACTTTGCCGTTTCTTACATCTATAAGCCGGTTATTATTGACAATTTGGTGGCTCGTATTTCAGCGATTTTCCGAGGTCGGGACTTTATCGATCAACACTGCAGTCAGATGAAGGTTCCAACGTCTTACCGCAATCTGCGTATGGATGTAGAACATCATACCGTTTATCGTGGCGAAGAGATGATTGCTCTGACCCGTCGCGAGTATGACCTCTTGGCTACTCTGATGGGAAGCAAGAAAGTTCTGACTCGTGAGCAGTTGTTGGAAAGTGTCTGGAAGTATGAAAGTGCGACCGAAACAAATATCGTGGATGTCTACATCCGTTATCTACGTAGCAAGCTTGATGTAAAAGGTCAAAAAAGCTACATTAAAACAGTGCGTGGTGTTGGTTACACCATGCAAGAATAGAAAAGCAGTTGCAGTTATGTAACTGCTTTTTATATGAGTTCTTTAAATGTTGACATGCGATTTTGTATTTGCTACAATCAGTTATGGAGGATAGGTCTAATGAAAATAATAAAAAAATTGATGCAAATTGCATTAGCAGTCTTTTTCTTCGGTTTGCTAGCGACAAGTGCAGTATTGGCGGATGATGCTGATTCAGAAGGTTGGCAATTTGTCCAAGAAAATGGTAGAACCTACTACAAGAAGGGTGAGATCAAAGAAAAGGCCTGGCGAGTGATTGATGGCAAGACCTATTATTTTGATCATGTATCAGGAGAAATGGTTGTCGGCTGGCAATATATCCCGTTTCCATCTAAAGGTAGTACAATTGCTCCTTACCCAAATGGTTTGAGATTAGAATCTATGCCAATGCCAAGATGGTATTACTTTAATCAAGATGGGGTACTACAAGAATTTGTTAGCAAGCAAGTTTTAGAAGCAAAAACTGCTACAAACACCAACAAACATCATGGGGAACAATATGATACCCCAGACGAAAAACGTGTTTATTATTTTGAAGATCAGCGTAGCTATCACACTTTAAAAACTGGTTGGATTTATGACGAGGGGCATTGGTATTATTTACAGAAGGATAGTGGCTTCGATGCTCGTATCGACAGTTTAACGGTTGGGGAGCTAGTGCGTGGCTGGATCCATGATAACTCAACTTGGTACTATCTCGATACAACAAGTGCTGCAATGCAAACTGGTTGGAAACAACTTGGCAATAAGTGGTACTACCTTCGTTCATCAGGAGCCATGGCGACGGGTTGGTATCAGGAAGGCTCAACTTGGTATTATTTAGACCAGTCAAATGGTGATATGAAAATTGGCTGGCAATACCTCGGTAACAAGTGGTACTATCTCCGTTCATCAGGAGCTATGGCAACTGGCTGGTTCCAGGTCGGTAGTAAATGGTACTATGCTTATAGCTCAGGTGCCTTGGCAGTGAATACCACTGTAGATGGCTATTCTGTCAACTATAATGGCGAATGGGTTCAATAATTAAAAAAGCGATTGTGAATGGAAACAATCGCTTTTTTTATGAAAATATAATAAAATAGATAGGAAAGAATCAATACTTGTGTGAAAAATAAGACGGCTTTTTCGTCTAGTAAAAGGAAAATATGACAAAAAAAGTTGGTGTCGGTCAGGCACATAGTAAGATTATTTTGATAGGGGAGCATGCGGTCGTTTACGGCTATCCTGCCATTTCCCTACCTCTTTTGGAAGTGGAGGTGACTTGTAAGGTGCTTCCTGCAGCGAGTCCTTGGCGTCTCTATGATGAGGATACCTTGTCCATGGCGGTTTATGCTTCGCTTGAGCATCTAAATATCAAGGATGCTTGCATTCGCTGCGAGATTGACTCGGCTATCCCTGAGAAACGGGGGATGGGTTCGTCAGCAGCTATTAGCATAGCGGCCATTCGTGCGGTTTTTGACTACTATCAGGCAGAACTGTCTCATGATGTACTAGAAATTTTGGTCAATCGGGCTGAGATGATTGCTCATATGAATCCTAGTGGTCTGGATGCTAAGACCTGTCTCAGTGACCAGCCTATTCGCTTTATCAAGAACGTAGGATTTACAGAACTTGAGATGGACTTATCCGCCTATTTGGTGATTGCAGATACGGGCGTCTATGGTCACACTCGTGAAGCTATTCAAGTGGTTCAGAGCAAGGGCAAGGATGCTCTACCGTTTTTGCATTCTTTGGGAGAATTGACCCATCAGGCAGAGGATACGATTAGACAAAAAGATGCTGAAGGGCTGGGGCAAATCCTTAGTCAAGCGCATTTACATCTAAAAGAAATTGGTGTTAGTAGCCCTGAGGCAGACCATCTGGTAGAAACGGCTCTTAACCATGGTGCTCTGGGTGCCAAGATGAGTGGTGGTGGGCTTGGAGGCTGTATCATAGCCTTGGCAGACAATTTGACACAAGCACAAGAACTAGCAGAAAGATTAGAAGAGAAAGGAGCTGTTCAGACATGGATAGAGAGCCTGTAACAGTACGTTCCTACGCAAATATTGCTATTATCAAATATTGGGGAAAGAAAAAAGAAAAAGAGATGGTGCCTGCTACTAGCAGTATTTCTCTGACTTTGGAGAATATGTATACGGAGACAACTTTGTCGCCTTTACCAGCCAATGTAACGGCTGACGAATTTTACATCAATGGTCAGCTACAAAATGAGGCGGAGCATGCCAAGATGAGCAAGATTATTGACCGTTATCGTCCAGCTGGTGAGGGCTTTGTTCGAATTGATACTCAAAATAATATGCCGACTGCAGCGGGCTTGTCATCAAGTTCTAGTGGTTTGTCTGCCTTGGTCAAGGCTTGTAATGCTTATTTCAAGCTTGGTTTGAATCGGAGCCAGTTGGCGCAGGAGGCTAAATTTGCTTCAGGCTCTTCTTCTCGGAGTTTTTATGGACCACTAGGAGCCTGGGACAAGGATAGCGGAGAAATTTACCCTGTAGAGACAGACTTGAAACTAGCTATGATTATGTTGGTGCTAGAGGACAAGAAAAAACCAATTTCTAGCCGTGACGGTATGAAACTTTGTGTGGAAACCTCAACGACCTTTGACGACTGGGTGCGTCAGTCTGAGAAGGACTATCAGGATATGCTGGTTTATCTCAAAGAAAATAATTTTGCCAAGGTTGGGGAATTGACTGAGAAAAATGCCCTAGCTATGCACGCTACGACCAAAACAGCATCACCAGCCTTTTCTTATCTGACGGATGCCTCTTATGAAGCCATGGACTTTGTTCGCCAGCTCCGTGAGCAAGGAGAAGCCTGCTACTTTACCATGGATGCTGGTCCCAATGTCAAGGTCCTCTGTCAGGAGAAAGACTTGGAGCATTTATCAGAAATCTTCGGTCAACGTTATCGCTTGATTGTGTCAAAAACAAAGGATTTGAGCCAAGATGATTGCTGTTAAAACTTGCGGAAAACTCTATTGGGCAGGCGAATATGCTATTTTAGAGCCTGGGCAGTTAGCCTTGATAAAGGCAATTCCCATCTATATGAAGGGGGAGATTGCTTTTTCTGATAGTTACCGTATTTATTCGGATATGTTTGATTTCGCAGTAGATTTGACACCAAGTCCTGATTATAGCTTGATTCAAGAAACGATTGCTTTAGTGGAAGATTTCCTGAGTTATCGTGGGCAAACCTTGCGACCTTTTTCTTTGGAAATTCGAGGAAAAATGGAACGAGAAGGGAAAAAGTTTGGTTTAGGCTCTAGTGGCAGCGTCGTTGTCTTGGTTGTCAAGGCTCTGCTGGCTCTGTATAATCTTTCGGTTAATCAGAATCTCTTGTTCAAGTTGGCCAGCGCGGTCTTGCTCAAGCGAGGAGATAATGGTTCCATGGGAGATCTTGCCTGTATCGTGGCAGAGGATTTGGTTGTCTACCAGTCTTTTGATCGCCAGAAGGTAGCTGCTTGGTTGGAAGAAGAAAACTTGGCGACAGTTTTAGAGCGTGATTGGGGCTTTTCAATTTCACAAGTGAAACCAACTTTAGAATGTGATTTCCTAGTGGGATGGACCAAGGAAGTGGCTGTATCAAGTCACATGGTCCAGCAAATCAAGCAAAATATCAATCAGAATTTTTTAACTTCCTCAAAAGAAACGGTGGCTTCTTTGGTAGAAGCCTTGGAACAGGGGAAAGTAGAAAAAAGTATCGAGCAAGTAGAAGCAGCCAGCAAGCTCTTAGAAGGTTTGAGCGCAGATATTTACACGCCTTCGCTCAGACAGTTGAAAGAAGCCAGTCAAGATTTGCAGGCTGTTGCCAAGAGTAGCGGCGCTGGTGGTGGAGACTGTGGCATTGCCTTGAGTTTTGATACGCAATCAACTGAAACCTTAAAAAATCGTTGGGCCGATCTGGGGATTGAGCTCTTATATCAAGAAAGGATAGGACATGACGACAAATCGTAAGGACGAGCATATCCGCTATGCCCTTGAGCAGAAAAGTTCCTATAATAGCTTTGATGAGGTGGAGTTGATTCATTCTTCCTTGCCTCTTTACGATCTGGATGAAATCAATCTTTCGACAGAGTTTGCTGGTCGAAAGTGGGATTTTCCTTTTTATATCAATGCCATGACAGGTGGGAGTGAAAAAGGTAAAGAAATCAATCAAAAGTTGGCTCAAGTGGCAGAAACCTGTGGAATTTTATTTGTGACGGGTTCTTATAGCGCAGCCCTCAAAGATCCAGCAGATGACTCTTTTTCTGTCAAGTATAATCATCCAAATCTCCTTCTTGGAACCAATATTGGATTGGATAAGCCTGTTGAGTTGGGACTTCAGACTGTGACAGAGATGAATCCTCTCCTCCTGCAAGTGCATGTCAATGTTATGCAGGAATTACTCATGCCTGAGGGAGAAAGAACGTTCAGAAGCTGGCAATCGCATCTGGCAGACTATAGCAAGCAAATCCCTGTACCTATTGTTCTCAAGGAAGTGGGCTTTGGAATGGATGTGAAAACCATCGAAAGAGGCTATGAATTGGGTGTTCGTACAGTGGATCTATCAGGTCGTGGTGGCACCAGCTTTGCTTATATCGAAAACCGTCGAAGTGGCCAGCGTGATTACCTCAATCAATGGGGGCAGTCCACCATGCAGGCCCTTCTCAATGTCCAAGAATGGAAAGACAAGGTCGAACTCTTGGTCAGTGGAGGTGTTCGCAATCCGCTGGATATGATTAAGTGTTTGGTCTTTGGTGCCAAGGCTGTGGGACTGTCACGAACAGTTTTGGAATTGGTTGAAACCTACACAGTTGAAGAAGTGATTGACATTGTCCAAGGCTGGAAAGCAGATCTACGCTTAATTATGTGTGCTCTTAACTGTGCCACTATAGTAGATTTACAAAAAGTAGACTATCTTCTTTATGGAAAATTAAAAGAAGCAAATGATCAGATGAAAAAGGCGTAACCACCGCCTTTTTTCCATCTTCAGACCGAGGTGACTTTTTTGAATTGTGATAAAATAGAAGGGTGAGGATGAACCTATGAGAAAATTTAAAATCTTTTTATTTATCGAAGCCTGTCTTTTTACAGGAGCTCTGATTTTGATGGTATCAGAGCATTTTTCGCGTTTTCTGCTGATTTTATTCCTCTTTTTGCTTTTGATTCGCTATTACACTGGTAAAGAGGGAAATAACCTTCTTTTGGTGGTGGCAACCATTCTCTTCTTTTTCATCGTCATGCTCAATCCTTTTGTCATTCTAGCTATTTTTGTTGCGGTTATATACAGCCTCTTTCTTCTTTATCCGATGATGAACCAGGAAAAAGAGCAGACCAATTTGGTTTTTGAAGAGGTAGTGACGGTTAAGAAGGAGAAAAATCGTTGGTTTGGAAATCTCCATCATTTTTCAAGTTACCAGACTTGCCAGTTTGATGATATCAATCTCTTTCGCCTCATGGGCAAGGACACTATTCATCTGGAGAGGGTTATCCTAACCAATCATGACAATGTCATTATCCTCAGAAAGATGGTAGGAACGACCAAAATCATTGTGCCTGTAGATGTGGAAGTCAGTCTCAGTGTTAACTGTCTCTATGGGGATTTGACTTTCTTCAACCAGCCCAAGCGAGCCCTCCGCAATGAACACTATCATCAGGAAACAAGAGACTATCTCAAGAGTAATAAGAGTGTTAAGATTTTCTTGATCACTATGATTGGGGATGTTGAGGTGGTCAGAGGATGAAAAAACAAGCCTATGTAATGATTGCTCTAACCTCCTTTCTGTTTGTCTTATTTTTCTCCCACAGCTTGCTGGAAATTCTTGATTTTGACTGGTCTATTTTCTTGCATGATGTCGAAAAAACAGAAAAATTTGTCTTTTTGTTGTTGGTCTTCAGCATGTCCATGACCTGTCTCTTAGCCCTATTTTGGCGAGGTATTGAAGAGCTTTCTCTAAGAAAAATGCAGGCTAATCTCAAGCGTTTATTGGCAGGTCAAGAAGTGGTTCAGGTTGCAGATACAGATTTGGATGCCAGTTTCAAGTCCTTGTCAGGTAAACTTAACCTTTTGACAG
Above is a genomic segment from Streptococcus sp. SN-1 containing:
- the mvk gene encoding mevalonate kinase, translated to MTKKVGVGQAHSKIILIGEHAVVYGYPAISLPLLEVEVTCKVLPAASPWRLYDEDTLSMAVYASLEHLNIKDACIRCEIDSAIPEKRGMGSSAAISIAAIRAVFDYYQAELSHDVLEILVNRAEMIAHMNPSGLDAKTCLSDQPIRFIKNVGFTELEMDLSAYLVIADTGVYGHTREAIQVVQSKGKDALPFLHSLGELTHQAEDTIRQKDAEGLGQILSQAHLHLKEIGVSSPEADHLVETALNHGALGAKMSGGGLGGCIIALADNLTQAQELAERLEEKGAVQTWIESL
- the mvaD gene encoding diphosphomevalonate decarboxylase, which codes for MDREPVTVRSYANIAIIKYWGKKKEKEMVPATSSISLTLENMYTETTLSPLPANVTADEFYINGQLQNEAEHAKMSKIIDRYRPAGEGFVRIDTQNNMPTAAGLSSSSSGLSALVKACNAYFKLGLNRSQLAQEAKFASGSSSRSFYGPLGAWDKDSGEIYPVETDLKLAMIMLVLEDKKKPISSRDGMKLCVETSTTFDDWVRQSEKDYQDMLVYLKENNFAKVGELTEKNALAMHATTKTASPAFSYLTDASYEAMDFVRQLREQGEACYFTMDAGPNVKVLCQEKDLEHLSEIFGQRYRLIVSKTKDLSQDDCC
- a CDS encoding phosphomevalonate kinase, whose protein sequence is MIAVKTCGKLYWAGEYAILEPGQLALIKAIPIYMKGEIAFSDSYRIYSDMFDFAVDLTPSPDYSLIQETIALVEDFLSYRGQTLRPFSLEIRGKMEREGKKFGLGSSGSVVVLVVKALLALYNLSVNQNLLFKLASAVLLKRGDNGSMGDLACIVAEDLVVYQSFDRQKVAAWLEEENLATVLERDWGFSISQVKPTLECDFLVGWTKEVAVSSHMVQQIKQNINQNFLTSSKETVASLVEALEQGKVEKSIEQVEAASKLLEGLSADIYTPSLRQLKEASQDLQAVAKSSGAGGGDCGIALSFDTQSTETLKNRWADLGIELLYQERIGHDDKS
- the fni gene encoding type 2 isopentenyl-diphosphate Delta-isomerase encodes the protein MTTNRKDEHIRYALEQKSSYNSFDEVELIHSSLPLYDLDEINLSTEFAGRKWDFPFYINAMTGGSEKGKEINQKLAQVAETCGILFVTGSYSAALKDPADDSFSVKYNHPNLLLGTNIGLDKPVELGLQTVTEMNPLLLQVHVNVMQELLMPEGERTFRSWQSHLADYSKQIPVPIVLKEVGFGMDVKTIERGYELGVRTVDLSGRGGTSFAYIENRRSGQRDYLNQWGQSTMQALLNVQEWKDKVELLVSGGVRNPLDMIKCLVFGAKAVGLSRTVLELVETYTVEEVIDIVQGWKADLRLIMCALNCATIVDLQKVDYLLYGKLKEANDQMKKA
- the liaF gene encoding cell wall-active antibiotics response protein LiaF; translation: MRKFKIFLFIEACLFTGALILMVSEHFSRFLLILFLFLLLIRYYTGKEGNNLLLVVATILFFFIVMLNPFVILAIFVAVIYSLFLLYPMMNQEKEQTNLVFEEVVTVKKEKNRWFGNLHHFSSYQTCQFDDINLFRLMGKDTIHLERVILTNHDNVIILRKMVGTTKIIVPVDVEVSLSVNCLYGDLTFFNQPKRALRNEHYHQETRDYLKSNKSVKIFLITMIGDVEVVRG